The sequence TGACCGGGATAGATCCACTCCGCGGGCGTCGCCCCCCCGGCCAGAACGATCCAACCGGCCTCCAAGGGTTCGTTCGCAGCGGCCGAAACCCGCGCTGCGGCGACCAGCGAGCGCAGCGGATCGCCGAGCAGCGCCGCCGTGGAGCCGACCTGCACGGCGCGGCCGTCCAGGCTCATGACCAGCCCCAGGTTGCCGAAGTCCGTGGCCGGCGAATGCCAGCCGCCAACCACGAAGCCGCTGGAAGACGCGTTGTCCGCGATGACCTCCGGCAGCGTGAACTTGAAGTTCTGATAGCGGGAGTCGATCACCTCCAAAGCAGGTGCAATCGCTTCGACCGCCGCCAGCGCCTCGGCTCCGGTGACATTGCCCGCCAGAGGCTTTTTCAGCAGGAATGCCAGCTCCGGCTCGACCCGGGGATGCACGAAACGCGAATGCTCGACATTGGAGCCCTCCTCCAATTGCATGGCGTCAGTCAATCGGCCCCAGATGACATCGGACAGCCCCATCTGAACCATCTTGGCCCGGCTGGTGAACCCCATCTTCACGCCGACACGCCGCTCGCCCCGCTCAAGTCGACGGGCGATGGAGCCGCGCTGGATCTCGTAGGCGTCGGGCAGGTTCAGTGTGTTGTCGGTGTCGAACTGTGGGACCTCGTGCGCGTATCTTGCGGCGTCGTCCAGGCGGATGATGATTTCTTCGTGCACGCTCATGCCGCAACTCCATTCATTTGGTTGGATTCAAACTCTGTGCGAACGCTTCCCACGCCATTGATGTGGCACTCGAACACGTCGCCCGGCTTGACCGCGACCATCGGGCCCAGCGCGCCCGAAAGGATGAGTTCGCCGGCACGCAGCGGCTTGCCCAGGCGGGACATGGTGCGCGCCAGCCAGACCACAGCGTTCAGGGGGGTGCCCAGGCAGGCCGCGCCTGCGCCGGTAGACACCGGCTCCCCGCGGCGCGACAGGCACATTCCTACCAAGCTCAGGTCCAGGCCACGGGGAGAAATCGGCGTCGATCCCAACACGTAGACTCCGCTCGAAGCGTTGTCGGCCACGGTATCGACGAACTTGATGTTCCAGTCAGCGATGCGGCTACCCACGATTTCCAGCGCTGGAACCACGTAGTCCACAGCCTGCAGGACCTCCTGGTGCGTAGGCTGCTCCGTGTCCAGGTCGCGGCCGAGGACAAAGCCGATTTCTGCCTCGACCTTCGGTTGATGAAGAATCGACAGAGGGATCGTCTCGGCATCGCCAAAGGACATGTCATCGAAGAGAGCACCGAAGTCGGGCTCGTCCACACCGAGTTGCTGTTGAACGACGACGGATGTCAGGCCGATCTTGCGACCGACCACGCGCCGGCCCAGCGAGATTCGCCGTTGTGTGTTGATGCTCTGGATCGCGTAAGCGTCGTCCACGTTCATGTCCGGGAACGTGTCGCGCAGGGGCGCGATCGGTTTGCCGCTTTGCATCGCCTGATAAAGAGACTGAGCGGCCTCTTCGCGTTGTTGTGGTGTCACGATAGAACCTTCCTCTATGCGTCTGGGGCCGGCGGCTTGTAGGCCAC is a genomic window of Pseudomonas knackmussii B13 containing:
- a CDS encoding 2-keto-4-pentenoate hydratase, coding for MSVHEEIIIRLDDAARYAHEVPQFDTDNTLNLPDAYEIQRGSIARRLERGERRVGVKMGFTSRAKMVQMGLSDVIWGRLTDAMQLEEGSNVEHSRFVHPRVEPELAFLLKKPLAGNVTGAEALAAVEAIAPALEVIDSRYQNFKFTLPEVIADNASSSGFVVGGWHSPATDFGNLGLVMSLDGRAVQVGSTAALLGDPLRSLVAAARVSAAANEPLEAGWIVLAGGATPAEWIYPGQHISMRMQGLGSVSFQLV
- the mhpD gene encoding 2-keto-4-pentenoate hydratase, with protein sequence MTPQQREEAAQSLYQAMQSGKPIAPLRDTFPDMNVDDAYAIQSINTQRRISLGRRVVGRKIGLTSVVVQQQLGVDEPDFGALFDDMSFGDAETIPLSILHQPKVEAEIGFVLGRDLDTEQPTHQEVLQAVDYVVPALEIVGSRIADWNIKFVDTVADNASSGVYVLGSTPISPRGLDLSLVGMCLSRRGEPVSTGAGAACLGTPLNAVVWLARTMSRLGKPLRAGELILSGALGPMVAVKPGDVFECHINGVGSVRTEFESNQMNGVAA